Within Piliocolobus tephrosceles isolate RC106 chromosome 7, ASM277652v3, whole genome shotgun sequence, the genomic segment CATCAGGGACCAAGGTCCAGCTACAGAGCTCTTGCAGCCTCTGGGCCATAGGTGCCAGCCCTGGAGAGGCCAGATGGAACCCAGAGCCTgaacacccctcccctccccccagcaCCCCCTGGATTCCTGAGGCCTGGCTCAGTTACTAAGGAGACAGCCGTCCGCTGGCCCAAGCAAAGATGCGGGTGCCACGAGGGCTAGGCCTCGGCCAAGCCCTGCTAGGGTAAATCCCAGCAGCCCAGGCTCTAGTCTCTCCTCGGGGGTCCCTCCTTTCCAGCTCTGCCAGCCCCTCAGGGCTGCTAGGCACTCCCTTCACCTCCTGAATACCCTAGGCACTCAGCCCCCCGCCCCACATCTAGTCCTTCAGAGCTGTCGGGACCAGGACTGACGTCTGTACCTACCCCCCATGTGGGTCTCCTGCTCTCCCTTCATGGGGACACTGGGCAGGCACTGGGCCTTGCCCCAAGCCCCGCCTGCCGCCTCAcccactgcctctgcctccctggagcAGAGCTGTTCCCAGATGGGTGGGGCGGGGCCCAACTGTCCCCAGCTCCTTCAGCCTTTTCTGTCTCTCCCGGTGGGGCCAGCTGCGGTGAAGAGGGTACCCTCTTGCTTGGCGTCCCCTCTGCTACGGCTGCCTCCTCCCAGCTGTGGCCCACTTTTGGTGCTGCTACCTCCTGAGCTACCTTCCCACCTGGTCTGGGTAGAGTCATGGCCTCGAGCACAGGTGACCAGAGCCAGGCGGTGAGGAACGGACTGAGGACGAAGGTGCTGACGCTGCACAGCATGAATCCACGTGTGCGGCGAGTGGAGTACGCAGTGCGTGGCCCCATAGTGCAGCGAGCCCTGGAACTGGAGCAGGAGCTGCGCCAGGTATGGCCCAGGCCCCTCGCTGCCCTCCAGGTCACGCTGGGGTGGCTGAGTTGGCCCCAGTCCCACTGGCTCGCGGCACAAGGGCTGAGGAGTTAGGTAGGGCACGGTCTCCCtgcctgctcccctcccctcccctcccctcccagggtGTGAAGAAGCCTTTCACCGAGGTCATTCGTGCCAACATCGGGGACGCACAGGCTATGGGGCAGAGGCCCATCACCTTCCTGCGCCAGGTGAGGCTCATGCTCActgcacccccccaccccccgcccatGTGCCCTGACCTTAGCACTCCGTCTTCCCAGGTCCTGGCTCTCTGTGTCAACCCCGATCTTCTGACCAGCCCCAGCTTCCCTGACGATGCCAAGAAGAGGGCGGAGCGCATCCTGCAGGCGTGTGGGGgccacagcctgggtgagagccaGGGCCAGGAGGAAGCAGACGGCGGCCCTGCTGCTGGAGGAGGGAGGTCCCCTGGGAGGGCTGAGAACGTCACCTGTACCTCCCGTCCTGTCCTGCCCGAGTCCAGGGGCCTACAGCGTCAGCTCTGGCATCCAGCTGATCCGGGAGGACGTGGCGCAGTACATTGAGAGGCGCGACGGAGGCATCCCTGCGGACCCCAACAATGTCTTCCTGTCCACGGGGGCCAGCGACGCCATCGTGGTAGCCTGGGCATGGGCAGGAAGACATTCCTGACACTGCAGAGGGGGAGCCCAGGGTGGGGGACAGGTGCAGCCCCAGCCCCCGCCGACCctgccttccccttccttcttgcAGACGGTGCTGAAGCTGCTGGTGGCCGGCGAGGGCCACACACGCACGGGTGTGCTCATCCCCATCCCCCAGTACCCACTCTACTCGGCCACACTGGCAGAGCTGGGCGCAGTGCAGGTGGATTACTACCTGGACGAGGAACGCGCCTGGGCGTTGGACGTGTCCGAGCTTCACCGTGCGCTGTGCCAGGCGCGTGGCCACTGCCACCCTCGTGCGCTGTGTGTCATCAACCCCGGCAACCCCACTGGTGCATTCCCAccgccctgccctgccccaccccactcctCCTGCACCCTTGTCCGCCCTGGCCCAGGCAGTGCTGGGTCCGCCGTCCCCCGGCTGCCCAGTGGAGGGCAGCGCGCCCCCTTGGCTCACCCAGCCCTGCTGCCTCCCCCACACCCCAGGGCAGGTGCAGACCCGCGAGTGCATCGAGGCTGTGATCCGCTTTGCCTTCGAAGAGCGGCTCTTTCTGCTGGCGGATGAGGTGCGCGGCGCAGGGGAGCGGGAAGCCGGGCAACAGCCGGCCCCTGTGACGCCTTGCGCCCTTCCAGGTGTACCAGGACAACGTGTACGCCGCGGGCTCCCAGTTCCACTCATTCAAGAAGGTGCTCATGGAGATGGGGCCACCCTACGCCGGGCAGCAGGAGCTTGCCTCCTTCCACTCCACCTCCAAGGGCTACATGGGCGAGTGCGTGCAGGCGAGGCGGGTGGGGGCTTGCGGGCTATGGCCTGGCCCTCTTCACCCAGTGGGCCGACTcctccacacctggcctggacGTGCCCCTCACCTGGCAGGTGCGGGTTCCGCGGTGGCTATGTGGAGGTGGTGAACATGGACGCCGCGGTGCAGCAGCAGATGCTGAAGCTGATGAGTGTGCGGCTGTGCCCGCCGGTGCCAGGCCAGGCCCTGCTGGACCTGGTGGTCAGCCCGCCCGCGCCCACTGACCCCTCCTTCGCGCAGTTCCAGGCTGTGAGTTGGGGGCAGGAGGGGGTCCAGGTGACCTAATCGGGGGTGGGGGATGCTGAGTGCCCTCAtgggccctccctccctccctccgcggccgcaggagaggcaggcagtgCTGGCCGAGCTGGCGGCCAAAGCCAAGCTCACCGAGCAGGTCTTCAACGAGGCTCCCGGCATCAGCTGCAACCCAGTGCAGGGCGCCATGTACTCCTTCCCGCGCGTGCAGCTGCCCCCGCGGGCAGTGGAGCGCGCTCAGGTcaggcgggggcggggcctgtGGGGTGGGCAGTGGTGGCCAGGCATCTCTCTCTGATGACTGCCTGTCCACAGGAGCTGGGCCTGGCCCCCgacatgttcttctgcctgcgaCTCCTGGAGGAGACCGGCATCTGCGTGGTGCCCGGGAGCGGCTTTGGGCAGCGAGAAGGCACCTACCACTTCCGGTGAGGCCCAGCCCTCACTGCCTGTCCCGCCACCCTGGCCCTTCACTCACTGTCAACTCCTTTCAGGATGACCATTCTGCCCCCCTTGGAGAAACTGCGGCTGCTGCTGGAGAAGCTGAGCAGATTTCATGCCAAATTCACCCTCGAGTACTCCTGAGCCCAGCCGGGGCCAGGCTGGGCGCCCCGGACTGTGTGCTCAGGGGCCGTGGGGGCTCTGGAGCCCACTGTACTTGCTCTTGCTGCCTGGTGGGCAGAGCGGGGGGGCTGGGCCCCTGCCTCTCTGCAGGTCCCTAATAAAGCTGTGtggcagtctgactccagggAGGAAGCACTGGCAGCTGCGTGGTCCGCTCCCACTTGCCTACCCTTCTTGCAAGCCTGATTCCCTTCAGAGAAAGGGCCTTCCGCGGCCAGCACCCACTTGTTCCTCCTGAAGACCCGGCACCCACCATGAGCTGGGTCTTCCCTGTGGCCTCTCGCTGTGGGGCAGAGCCCGTCACGATCACACAGAAATGGGCCGAGAGTCCGGAGCGTGAGGAAAGCACAGGCCCCGCACCCCTTTGTGGAAGCCCCCAGAGCtgttggggtggggatggggcttGGCAAAGAATCTAGGGAACCAGGGGCCCAGGTGGCCACCCAAAGAAACAGCCTTTCCTGAAGAAGGCGCAGAAAGCTGTCTCCTTCCTGGCTCCCTTTCCTGTGAGGTCCGTCTTCCCCGGGGCAGGGAGAAATACTAAACCAGCATGGCGCTGGCTGGTCGGGGTGACTGACAGCTCAGGGAGAAAGTCTTGGTTCTCTTACGTGAGGCAGTAGGGGTGGGGCCGCTGTCTGGGGGGCCAGAGATACCACCTTTGGTGTCAGTGTGTGGTGCAGTCCTTCAGCTGGGTggagtgggaggcagagggagaggatGAGGCAGTGTCCCAGGGGAGGGCTGGGGCtgcaggaggcaggggctgggctgCGGGGGGTGGGCAGTGATGTGTCCTGTCCTGGGGAGCATGgctgagcacttactacatgcaGACACTGCTGGGGGTCACTCGATCTGTACAGATGGTCTTCTGAAGTAGGCATGATAGCCCCCATTTAATCGACAAGGAAACCTGGAAACAAAAACCTGCTGAGCTGACAAGAAACCCTCTCAGAGGCCACAGGAGCCAGAAAAATGCATTGGGTCCAGTGCCCTCAAGTCCGCCAAGGACGGNNNNNNNNNNNNNNNNNNNNNNNNNNNNNNNNNNNNNNNNNNNNNNNNNNNNNNNNNNNNNNNNNNNNNNNNNNNNNNNNNNNNNNNNNNNNNNNNNNNNAACCACAGGCCACACATCACAGCCTCATCTGGGCCTCAGGAGCCCCTGAGGGCACAGCTCTGGACAGGAGACACAGCAGGTGGGCCCCTCCCTTGGCAGGGCAGGCTCGAATCAGGCAGGGCGCTCCTAGCCTTGTTACTGGACACTGAAGGGCATCAAGGGCAGTGGCAGGCCGTGTCCTTCTGAGCTAAGCTGGGTTCTGACCTTTCACACTACCCTCCTAACTTCCATGGCTCTGTCACTGCCTTAGGGAGGGGCTGAAGCCACACACACAGCAAGGTTGGGGTCCGACGCCGGAAGTATCTGGCGGTAGACGGCGGAACCCTTAAGAAACCGACGCCTTCACGGGGGCGGCTGGAGAAGCGGGGGCCGGGCACTGCAGCAACCAGGCTGCAGGTCAGACACCAGGAAGGAAGCAGGCCTGGCGTGGATTCGAGACTCCTGGGAGAGACTAGGGCTGGCCGTGGGCGCAGGCCGATCCTTACATTCGAGGCCGGCCCTACTCTGTAGCTTCCCTTTCTGGGCCTCTCACCAGCGCAGGACTTCGCTGGGAGCACGCACGTGGCGGCCGCGGGCACTAGCCCGGACTGGTCACCGGGGGCGCCAGCGAGCTGACGCTCTGGCCCGCTCCGGTCTCTGTGGCTCGCGCGACCTTCCGGCCCTGGAGTCGGTGGCCGCGGGGCTCCAGCGACACCGTGTGGCCCGTGCTCCGCTGTGTGTGGCTCTAGGCGGCCGAGAAACTGCTGAGAGTCCGGCTCGGCAGACGGTGAGGGCCCCGGGAGGCAGCGGCCAAGCCCCGTTTACCTGCGACCGCGCAGAGCATGATGGGAGCCGCGGGAGGCAGTGACCCCGCCCCCTTACCTGCGGTCTCGCAGAGCATGCTGGGAGCCCCGGGAGGCAGTGACCCCGCCCCCTTTCTGAGGCCGCGCAGAGCATGCCGGGAGCTGGTGTCTGCACCGCTCGCGTCTGTTTGGACCCGACTTCGGTCCTTCTGGGGTGTTAATGCTCCTAAAGCCCGATCGCACGTGTCCAGACCCCAGCCTGTACGACGCTGACTCCGCCCGGTCCCAGAACCAAAACCATGCTGGGGTGTGGCCTCTGACCCAACGCGGAGGGGACCTCACTTTGCGGGACCCCACCTGGAACCCGACCTCCCGGCCTCGCAGTCGGCCGGAGCCGCCATGCGTGGGAAGTTGCTGCCGCTGGCCGGCCTCTACCTGGTGCAGGGCATGCCCTACGGGCTCCAGTCCGGCCTCCTGCCCGTGCTGCTGCGCGCCGGCGGCCTCTCCCTGACGCGCGTGGGGTTGGCCAAGGTTCTCTACACTCCGTGGCTGCTCAAGCTGGCGTGGGCCCCGCTCGTGGACGCGCAGGGCTCGGTGAGGGCCTGGCTGACGCGCAGCACGGCAGGCTTGGGCCTGGTGTGTGGGCTGCTTGCCGGGCTGCCCCCTCCTGGAGCTGGCCAGGCCGGGCTGCCCGCCGCAGTGGCGGGGTTGCTGCTGTTGCTGAACCTGGGTGCCGCTGTGCAGGATGTAGCCCTGGACGCGCTGGCTGTGCAGCTGCTGGAGCCGGCCGAGCTGGGGCCGGGCAACACCGTGCAGGTAGTCGCCTACAAGCTGGGGGCCGCGCTAGCCGGAGGCGCGCTGCTGGCGCTGCAGCCCACTCTCTCGTGGCCGCAACTCTTTCTGCTCCTGGCTGCCACCTACTGGCTGGCCGCGGCCCTGGCCTGGGCTGCACCAGCCCTGCGGCGGCTCCCACAGCCGGCCCCGTCCAAGCAACGTCCCCACACCGCGCACCTTCTGCGGGACGTGCTGGCTGTGCCGGGGACCCTGTGGACGGCAGGCTTTGTGCTCACCTACAAGCTGGGTGAGTGAGGCCTCGAGGCAGGCAACAGCAGAAGTGTGGCTTCCGGGACAGCTCCAGGTGTGTCCCCAGCGCTGGCAACCCATTACAGGGCCACTCTCTTGTTGGGTATGACCTGCAGGACTTGGCCCTGACATCCGGGGCTCTGCAGCTGCACCTTGCTGTCTTGTCCTCCCCCAGCTCTAACCACATCCCTGCGCTCTCTCGGGCTGCCCCATTTCAACCCCCAGCACCTGCAGCTCTGGAACACTGAGGAGAGCAGGGCAGGACTGAGGCCCcaggtggggagaagggaggtGGGAGCAGATATGGAACCTCCTGTGCTCATACTCCCTCTCCGCAACCCAAGGTGAGCAGGGTGCCAGCGGCCTGTTTCCTCTTCTCCTGCTGGACCATGGTGTTTCTGCCCCTGAGCTGGGACTGTGGAATGGTGTGGGTGCTGTGGTCTGCTCCATCGCTGGCTCCTCCCTGGGTGGGACCTTGCTGGCCAAGCACTGGTGAGCCCTCCCCAGTGTGCCCTGCCCACCCGCTTGTACCCAAGCTGTCCCCAATCCCTATACTGCCCAatttcccacccccaccccagggaaCTGCTGCCCCTGTTGAAGTCAGTGCTGCGGCTCCGCTTCGGTGGCCTAGCCTGCCAGACTGCCTTGGTCTTCCACCTGGACACCCTGGGGGCCAGCATGGGCCTTGGCACAATCTTGAGAGGTGAGGGGCTGGCCttgaggagggaggaaaagaggggcCAGGAGCCTGGGGCACTGCTGACCGCTGACCTCTGCCCTCGCAGGGTCAGCCTTGCTGAGCCTATGTCTGCAGCACTTCTTGGGAGGCCTGGTCACCACAGTCACCTTCACTGGGATGATGCGTTGCAGCCAGCTGGCCCCCAGGGCCCTGCAGGTGAGGAGACATTGCAGGGACAGAGGGACTGCAGGGCTGGGGCTGTGTGGGCCTTACTCTGACCCTGACCCCCACCCCCTCAGGCCACACACTACAGCCTTCTGGCCACTCTggagctactggggaagctgctGCTGGGCGCTCTGGCCGGAGGCCTGGCCGACGGGCTGGGGCCACATCCctgcttcttcctcctgctcGTCCTCTCCGCCTTACCCGTTCTGTACCTGGGCCTGGTACCCAGCACCTTTCTCTGAGCTGGGTGGCTGGACTGGTCAGTAAAGCCACGTGTGCCTAGAGTATGTGATGTGCTTGTCCCCAGGTTGGGGGCTGCCTCATTGGCCAGGAGGGCCCATAAAAACAATGTGAGCactttatattctatattttggaGTCTCCTCATCCTCACACCCTGTAACAGGTTTTGCCCAGGGCTTCAGTCACTGCCCTAGCCGCTGACAACCCCAGCTCTACCCGACATCCCCCAGCGTAGTGCAGTCAGCGGGCCACCCGCAGGAGCTCTTCTGTGGCCAGGCGCACCAGGGCGTGGAAGCTCAGGTTCAGGTATTTTCTCCAGAAGCGCCGGTCCTGCCCGTACACCTGGGCTGGGTAGCAGGGGCTTCCTACGGTGGAGTAAAGACACAGCCATGAGCCCTAGCCCCAGCCTGCATGGGGTGGAGCGTCCCAGGCctcacctgccccagccccagctccagcctGCGTTGGGTGGAGCCTCCCAGGCCTCACCGATGCCGTGGAAGATGCGGGCCACAGCCCTGCCCGAGAACTTCTCCTCTGGCCTCAGAGACAGAAACTGGCGGATGTCGCAGCGGACCTGGTCCTCCCAATCCTGGAGCTGTGTGGACAGGCACATCAGGCTGCCTCTGAGCTACTGTGGCACTGCATCCACACAGCAAGCCCCAAGGAGCCCAAGGAACATGCAACCCCGACGTGCTTCCTGGCCTTATTGTACTCACTCTGGCCTGCCCTGGCTCAGGGCCCTGTGTGTCCTCCATGCCTCCCGGGCACTGTGCTTCCTCTTCCACTTCCTCAAAGTAGCGGCCGAGCAGGTCCTTGAGCCTGGTGCTGCGCTCCTCATCCTGCTGCTCCAGGCAGGGCCCACAGCTGGGGAAGGCGACGCTGTGGG encodes:
- the GPT gene encoding alanine aminotransferase 1, producing the protein MASSTGDQSQAVRNGLRTKVLTLHSMNPRVRRVEYAVRGPIVQRALELEQELRQGVKKPFTEVIRANIGDAQAMGQRPITFLRQVLALCVNPDLLTSPSFPDDAKKRAERILQACGGHSLGAYSVSSGIQLIREDVAQYIERRDGGIPADPNNVFLSTGASDAIVTVLKLLVAGEGHTRTGVLIPIPQYPLYSATLAELGAVQVDYYLDEERAWALDVSELHRALCQARGHCHPRALCVINPGNPTGQVQTRECIEAVIRFAFEERLFLLADEVYQDNVYAAGSQFHSFKKVLMEMGPPYAGQQELASFHSTSKGYMGECGFRGGYVEVVNMDAAVQQQMLKLMSVRLCPPVPGQALLDLVVSPPAPTDPSFAQFQAERQAVLAELAAKAKLTEQVFNEAPGISCNPVQGAMYSFPRVQLPPRAVERAQELGLAPDMFFCLRLLEETGICVVPGSGFGQREGTYHFRMTILPPLEKLRLLLEKLSRFHAKFTLEYS
- the MFSD3 gene encoding major facilitator superfamily domain-containing protein 3 isoform X2; this encodes MRGKLLPLAGLYLVQGMPYGLQSGLLPVLLRAGGLSLTRVGLAKVLYTPWLLKLAWAPLVDAQGSVRAWLTRSTAGLGLVCGLLAGLPPPGAGQAGLPAAVAGLLLLLNLGAAVQDVALDALAVQLLEPAELGPGNTVQVVAYKLGAALAGGALLALQPTLSWPQLFLLLAATYWLAAALAWAAPALRRLPQPAPSKQRPHTAHLLRDVLAVPGTLWTAGFVLTYKLGEQGASGLFPLLLLDHGVSAPELGLWNGVGAVVCSIAGSSLGGTLLAKHWELLPLLKSVLRLRFGGLACQTALVFHLDTLGASMGLGTILRGSALLSLCLQHFLGGLVTTVTFTGMMRCSQLAPRALQATHYSLLATLELLGKLLLGALAGGLADGLGPHPCFFLLLVLSALPVLYLGLVPSTFL
- the MFSD3 gene encoding major facilitator superfamily domain-containing protein 3 isoform X1, yielding MRGKLLPLAGLYLVQGMPYGLQSGLLPVLLRAGGLSLTRVGLAKVLYTPWLLKLAWAPLVDAQGSVRAWLTRSTAGLGLVCGLLAGLPPPGAGQAGLPAAVAGLLLLLNLGAAVQDVALDALAVQLLEPAELGPGNTVQVVAYKLGAALAGGALLALQPTLSWPQLFLLLAATYWLAAALAWAAPALRRLPQPAPSKQRPHTAHLLRDVLAVPGTLWTAGFVLTYKLGEQGASGLFPLLLLDHGVSAPELGLWNGVGAVVCSIAGSSLGGTLLAKHWELLPLLKSVLRLRFGGLACQTALVFHLDTLGASMGLGTILRGEGLALRREEKRGQEPGALLTADLCPRRVSLAEPMSAALLGRPGHHSHLHWDDALQPAGPQGPAGHTLQPSGHSGATGEAAAGRSGRRPGRRAGATSLLLPPARPLRLTRSVPGPGTQHLSLSWVAGLVSKATCA